One stretch of Ooceraea biroi isolate clonal line C1 chromosome 4, Obir_v5.4, whole genome shotgun sequence DNA includes these proteins:
- the LOC105286153 gene encoding delta(14)-sterol reductase, with the protein MKYTEGEQVLAKHPALLEYHRGTILNIRGDRYKIKFDTGGEHTVSEDDIQHHRASRSTTRTSSRAPKKSPSKYSPSRKSPSRRSPSRRSPSRRSPSRRSPGRSPTTTTTSSRKLPVRNTRFAKISLPRIDYEGESNHKDEISAEEEKSIETIPLQQRLNAESTRRYRTKQFSNVKSEQEYRMGQFMRSIDRAVSLPLERKTYVHDYLPEEKERGYSVQRDQDLKQTFPSQESEKREEVAKREKEISNVGKPQEWGGWIGTSLLTLILPLSLILPQLLCSRERCGFASIKLSADLKSYINLHGLLSYILLLTLLAFISIVPIGRVVDGQQSKIGRLRYRVNGLLSALVATAAFVLCVYKNIQVDDYILSNIVQLSIGGWILGTISALGLYIKAERAPIANLNIYASTNSRIYNFWQGKEISPRIGTLDIKLLLIRTSFVGTLIVHMAILAKAFNGIGSLSVEQLNWTTILLVTLQLWYIVHGLINEAAILTSFEIMYEGTGYMTCVSRLLYPFLATLATRFTLYQRMEFNWYSAGICTASFLAGYVLYAISNLRKNAFRRNPVTPASWSETISTLRGKRLMLSGLWGYVRHPNYLGDIVIHWSFAGISLAGDILPFYAAIWLTLVLAYRAVRDNRRCQARYGYAWEQYCSRVKYMLLKHVF; encoded by the exons ATGAAGTATACCGAAGGTGAACAAGTTCTCGCTAAACATCCCGCTTTATTGGAATATCATAGAGGGACAATTCTCAATATCAGGGGTGATCGGTACAAGATAAAATTCGACACTGGTGGTGAACACACAGTCAGCGAAGATGACATACAA CATCACAGAGCAAGCAGATCCACAACCAGGACCAGCAGCAGAGCACCGAAGAAGAGTCCATCGAAATATTCACCTAGCAGGAAATCCCCGAGTAGACGGTCACCGAGCAGACGATCGCCGAGTAGACGTTCGCCGAGTAGACGATCGCCAGGCAGatcaccgacgacgacgactacgtCGTCTAGAAAATTGCCCGTTCGCAACACGCGCTTTGCCAAGATCTCTCTCCCGCGCATAGACTACGAAGGCG AGAGCAATCACAAGGACGAAATCTCGGCAGAGGAGGAGAAATCGATCGAGACGATTCCGTTGCAGCAACGCTTGAACGCGGAGAGCACTCGGCGTTATCGGACGAAGCAATTCTCAAACGTGAAGAGCGAGCAGGAGTACAGGATGGGACAGTTCATGAGAAGCATCGATCGAGCCGTCTCCCTTCCGCTGGAGAGAAAGACCTACGTGCACGATTATCTGCCggaggagaaggaaagaggaTACTCGGTTCAGAGGGATCAG GATCTAAAACAAACTTTTCCATCTCAAGAGAGCGAGAAACGAGAGGAAGTAGCGAAACGCGAGAAGGAGATAAGTAACGTTGGCAAACCGCAAGAGTGGGGCGGTTGGATCGGCACGTCGCTTCTCACGCTGATATTACCGTTGTCCTTGATTTTACCGCAACTCTTGTGCTCTCGGGAACGATGCGGGTTTGCTAGCATAAAGCTCTCCGCTGATTTGAAGTCTTACATAAACCTACACGGATTGTTGTCTTACATTTTACTCCTAACGCTGTTGGCTTTTATCTCGATTGTGCCGATCGGAAGAGTCGTCGACGGTCAGCAGAGTAAAATCGGGAGACTCCGATATCGCGTAAATG GCTTACTGAGCGCTCTAGTGGCAACGGCAGCATTCGTATTGTGCgtgtacaaaaatatacagGTCGACGATTACATCTTGAGTAACATCGTACAGTTGTCGATCGGCGGCTGGATCCTGGGGACGATTTCAGCGCTCGGGTTGTACATCAAGGCAGAAAGAGCTCCGATAGCCAATCTGAACATATACGCGTCAACCAACAGCAGGATATACAATTTCTGGCAAGGCAAGGAGATCAGTCCGCGCATTGGCACTTTGGACATCAAGCTGCTGTTGATACGAACTTCCTTCGTCGGCACG CTGATCGTGCACATGGCAATTTTGGCTAAAGCCTTCAACGGTATTGGGAGTCTGAGTGTCGAGCAACTCAATTGGACTACGATCTTACTCGTGACGTTACAATTGTGGTACATCGTGCACGGATTGATCAACGAAGCCGCTATTCTCACGTCCTTCGAGATCATGTACGAGGGGACTGGATACATGACGTGCGTCAGTCGTTTGTTATATCCGTTCCTGGCGACTCTCGCGACAAGATTTACGTTGTATCAAAG GATGGAATTTAACTGGTACTCCGCTGGCATCTGTACCGCAAGCTTCCTGGCGGGATACGTCTTGTACGCGATCAGTAACTTGCGCAAAAACGCTTTCAGGAGGAATCCCGTTACGCCGGCGTCTT GGTCGGAGACTATCTCGACGTTACGTGGCAAGAGGCTCATGCTGTCTGGTTTGTGGGGCTACGTCAGGCACCCGAATTATTTGGGTGACATCGTAATACACTGGTCCTTTGCGGGTATCAGCCTCGCGGGCGACATTCTGCCGTTTTACGCAGCGATCTGGCTCACGTTAGTGTTGGCTTACAGAGCCGTGCGGGATAACAGGCGCTGCCAGGCGCGATACGGATACGCATGGGAGCAATATTGCTCGCGCGTAAAGTATATGCTTCTGAAACACGTGTTTTGA
- the LOC105286156 gene encoding gamma-aminobutyric acid receptor subunit beta-like, with the protein MLPCRLPLIVLLIVQLHHRVIWAFLENTGMSDRLENVTQTISKILDGYDIRLRPNFGGDPLLVGMDLTIASFDAISEVNMDYTITMYLNQYWKDERLAFSHEDEVLTLSGDFAEKIWVPDTFFANDKNSFLHDVTERNKLVRLSGDGSVTYGMRFTTTLACMMDLHYYPLDSQNCTVEIESYGYTVLDVVMYWKETPVRGVEEAELPQFTIIGYETNDRKEKLATGIYQRLSLSFKLQRNIGYFVFQTYLPSILIVMLSWVSFWINHEATSARVALGITTVLTMTTISTGVRSSLPRISYVKAIDIYLVMCFVFVFAALLEYAAVNYTYWGARAKKKTKKKETDEKKVLSSKSGSKSSSPFPGSTDADIIELQDLRMSPLPSIRNRSGLLSASSTPGTGRDHDPAKFPPSFRISRTAAYNTHARNSGLRYRGPRPHKPKVLHALRRGASVLRVSMPKIKDVNVIDKYSRIVFPVSFMLFNAVYWIFYFL; encoded by the exons ATGCTGCCGTGCAGGCTGCCGCTGATCGTCCTTCTCATCGTGCAGCTGCATCATCGTGTCATCTG GGCTTTCCTAGAGAACACCGGGATGTCCGATAGACTGGAAAATGTTACGCAGACTATTTCGAAGATACTTGACGGCTACGACATCCGATTAAGGCCGAACTTTGGCG GTGACCCATTATTAGTCGGGATGGATCTTACCATCGCGAGTTTTGATGCGATCTCGGAAGTCAACATG GATTACACGATTACGATgtatttaaatcaatattgGAAAGACGAGAGACTCGCCTTCTCGCACGAGGACGAAGTTTTGACGTTAAGTGGCGACTTTGCGGAAAAGATCTGGGTTCCGGATACGTTTTTCGCAAACGATAAAAACAG CTTTCTGCACGACGTCACCGAGCGCAACAAGCTTGTCAGATTGTCAGGCGACGGCTCGGTCACATACGGCATGAGATTCACGACGACCCTGGCTTGCATGATGGATTTGCATTACTATCCCCTCGACTCGCAGAATTGCACTGTAGAAATCGAGAGCT ACGGATACACGGTGCTCGACGTAGTAATGTACTGGAAGGAAACTCCCGTTCGCGGGGTCGAGGAAGCAGAATTGCCGCAATTTACGATAATCGGCTACGAGACCAACGATCGAAAGGAGAAGCTGGCAACGGGTATCTACCAGAGGCTGTCGTTGAGTTTTAAGCTCCAGAGGAACATCGGTTACTTCGTTTTTCAGACATATCTGCCGAGTATACTGATTGTGATGCTCAGCTGGGTCAGCTTCTGGATCAATCACGAGGCTACCAGCGCGAGGGTAGCTCTCG GTATCACAACCGTGCTGACGATGACAACGATATCGACGGGTGTCAGAAGCTCACTGCCACGAATCAGTTACGTGAAAGCTATCGACATTTATCTGGTAATGTGCTTCGTTTTCGTGTTCGCGGCGTTGCTGGAATACGCGGCGGTCAATTACACGTATTGGGGTGCCAGggcgaagaagaagacgaagaagaaagagaccGACGAAAAGAAAGTGCTCTCTTCTAAGAGCG gTAGTAAAAGCAGTTCGCCTTTTCCCGGCTCCACCGACGCGGATATCATAGAGCTTCAGGATCTCAGAATGTCGCCTCTGCCGAGCATTAGAAATAGGTCAGGCCTACTCAGCGCTTCATCGACGCCGGGAACCGGAAGGGATCATGACCCAGCCAAGTTTCCGCCGAGCTTTCGCATCTCCAGAACCGCTGCTTACAACACGCACGCTCGAAACAGCGGTCTCAGGTACAGAGGCCCGAGACCGCACAAGCCAAAG GTATTGCACGCTCTACGTAGAGGGGCTTCCGTGTTACGCGTATCGATGCCGAAGATCAAGGACGTGAACGTCATAGACAAATACTCGCGCATCGTCTTCCCAGTTAGCTTCATGCTATTTAACGCCGTGTACTGGATCTTCTATTTTCTTTGA